A genomic window from Polaribacter gangjinensis includes:
- a CDS encoding SprT-like domain-containing protein, with product MKSDYQNYIPIKAIPFVDFLVEKHSFALKIVNERATKHGDFRKLPNGKFQITINNNLNKYQFLLTLVHEIAHHVTHEKFGRAQPHGKEWKTVFQHLMLPFLHPEIYPPEILRPLATYLKNPKASTDADAKLSLALRGNEAESGKLFVFNIPNGGFFEFKNTIYKRGNQRRTRIECQNIKTHKNYLFHQNVEVTEVFSN from the coding sequence TTGAAATCAGATTATCAAAATTACATTCCGATAAAAGCCATTCCTTTTGTTGACTTTTTAGTTGAAAAACATTCTTTTGCGCTAAAAATTGTCAATGAAAGAGCTACCAAACATGGAGATTTTAGAAAACTTCCGAATGGAAAATTTCAAATAACTATCAATAATAATCTGAATAAATATCAATTTTTATTGACATTGGTTCACGAAATTGCACATCATGTTACCCATGAAAAATTTGGTAGAGCACAACCTCATGGAAAAGAATGGAAAACGGTTTTCCAGCATTTGATGTTGCCTTTTTTACATCCTGAAATTTATCCTCCAGAGATTTTAAGACCTTTAGCAACCTACTTAAAAAATCCAAAAGCGAGTACAGATGCAGATGCTAAATTATCACTTGCCTTGAGAGGTAATGAAGCTGAATCTGGAAAATTATTTGTTTTTAACATTCCGAATGGAGGTTTTTTTGAATTTAAAAACACCATCTACAAACGTGGAAATCAACGAAGAACAAGGATTGAATGCCAGAATATCAAAACACATAAAAACTACTTATTTCATCAAAATGTTGAAGTAACAGAAGTTTTTAGCAACTAA
- a CDS encoding SDR family NAD(P)-dependent oxidoreductase, whose amino-acid sequence MKHVIITGTSRGIGFELAKIFANNGHKVLAISRNTTPLSKINHENITTISVDVSKTSDLKKISEFVEINWKKVDILINNAGKLINKPFTELTTDDFLEVYKVNVFGVAELTKNMIPFLQKGSHVVTISSMGGIQGSMKFPGLAAYSSAKGAVITLSELLAEEYKEQQIAFNVLAIGAVQTEMLAEAFPDYKAPLSATEMAEYMYDFALNGNKFYNGKVLQVSSTTP is encoded by the coding sequence ATGAAACATGTAATTATTACAGGAACTAGTAGAGGAATTGGATTTGAATTGGCAAAAATCTTCGCAAACAATGGACATAAAGTATTGGCAATTTCTAGAAATACTACCCCTTTATCAAAAATAAATCATGAAAATATCACTACAATTTCTGTGGATGTTTCTAAAACATCTGATTTGAAAAAAATTAGCGAATTTGTAGAAATCAATTGGAAAAAAGTAGATATTCTCATCAATAATGCAGGGAAACTCATCAATAAACCTTTTACTGAATTAACTACTGACGATTTTTTAGAAGTGTATAAAGTAAATGTTTTCGGAGTTGCTGAACTTACCAAAAATATGATTCCGTTTTTGCAAAAAGGCAGTCATGTAGTAACAATCAGTTCTATGGGTGGAATTCAAGGAAGTATGAAATTTCCGGGTTTAGCGGCCTATTCATCTGCAAAAGGCGCAGTAATTACCTTATCAGAATTGTTGGCTGAAGAATACAAAGAGCAGCAAATTGCATTCAATGTTTTGGCAATTGGAGCTGTTCAAACTGAAATGTTAGCAGAAGCATTCCCTGATTATAAAGCGCCACTTTCTGCTACAGAAATGGCTGAATATATGTATGATTTTGCTTTGAATGGCAACAAATTTTATAACGGAAAAGTATTGCAAGTTTCCTCAACAACACCATAG